One genomic segment of Amycolatopsis sp. Hca4 includes these proteins:
- a CDS encoding isoamylase, with product MIKICRGRDGNGAKRIVFSLPADEPPGRVSVVGSFNNWTPGQHRLQSHTTGRRSATVEVAAGVAVQFRYLGENGYWFDDPDDPDVLGPVDGAPVRRSPRSAGTGAEASR from the coding sequence GTGATCAAGATTTGCCGAGGCCGCGACGGGAACGGCGCGAAACGCATCGTCTTCAGCCTGCCTGCCGACGAGCCTCCCGGCCGCGTCAGCGTGGTCGGCTCGTTCAACAACTGGACGCCGGGCCAGCACCGCCTGCAGTCGCACACCACCGGGCGCCGTTCGGCCACCGTGGAGGTCGCCGCCGGTGTCGCCGTGCAGTTCCGCTACCTCGGGGAGAACGGCTACTGGTTCGACGACCCCGACGACCCGGACGTGCTCGGCCCGGTCGACGGCGCACCGGTCCGGCGGTCGCCGCGCTCGGCGGGTACGGGAGCAGAAGCCTCGCGCTGA